DNA from Variovorax sp. PBL-H6:
CCCTGTGTTCTTGCGTCAGCACTCGCGCAGCGAGGCTCGCAGGCGTGTCGTCCGGGAGGATCGGGACCACCGACTGGGCCAGGATCGTGCCATGGTCGAGTTCCGTGGTCACCTGGTGGACGGTCAGCCCCGCCACCTTACATCCGGCCTCGATGGCGCGTCGATGTGTGTGAAGCCCGGGAAAAGCCGGCAACAGTGAAGGATGGATGTTGATGAGGCGCCCCTCGTAGCGCGCGACGAAATGAGGCGTCAGGATGCGCATGAAGCCTGCAAGCACAACCAGCGCCGGCGCATGCGCGTCAATGGCTTCCGCGAGCGCCGCATCGAAAGCCTCACGGCTTGCGAACGCCTGGTGCGGGACCACGGCCGTGGCGATGCGCTCCGCCTGGGCGACTCCCAGCCCGCCGGCGTCGGCCTTGTTGCTGATCACCGCGGCGACCCTCGCCCCAAAGCGCCGCGTCCATTGCTCGCGCTCGGCGGCGCGCACGATCGCGGCCATGTTGGAGCCGCTGCCGGAGATCAGAATCACGATGTTCTTCATGGGAGGCGGGATTATCTTTGCTGCTGGTTTCCACCCCCGTCGGTTTGTCTCCGCGCTGACAGGCAAACAAGCACGACCGTGCTAAAACCGACTGGTTCGACAGACCGGACCGCCGCCTTCGTGGCGTCCCGACCAACACAGCGAGGCAACGCATGGATTTGAGCTTCACGCCCGAGGAACAGAAGTTCCGAGAAGAGATTCGCGCCTGGGTTAAAGAGAACCTCCCCCAGGACATCTCCCACAAGGTGCATAACGCCCTGGAGCTCACGCGCGACGATATGCAGCGCTGGGCCAGGATCCTCGGCAAAAAAGGCTGGTTGGGCTATGGCTGGCCGGTCGAGTTCGGCGGCCCTGGCTGGACCGCCGTGCAGAAGCACCTGTTCGAGGAAGAGACCGCGCTGGCCGGCGCGCCGCGCATCGTGCCCTTCGGCCCCGTGATGGTGGCGCCAGTGATCCAGGCGTTCGGCAACGCCGAGCAGCACAAGCGCTTTCTGCCCGGCATCGCCAGTGGCGAGGTGTGGTGGAGCCAGGGCTACAGCGAGCCCGGCTCCGGTTCCGATCTGGCCTCGATCAAGACCCGGGCCGAACGCAAGGGTGATAAATACATCGTCAACGGCCAGAAGACCTGGACCACGCTGGGCCAGTACGGCGAATGGATCTTCTGCCTGGTACGCACCAGCACCGAGGGCAAGCCGCAGACCGGCATCAGCTTCCTGCTGGTCGACATGAAGTCGCCCGGCGTGACCGTGCGGCCCATCAAGCTGATGGATGGCAGCCACGAGGTCAACGAAGTGTTCTTCGACAATGTCGAGGTGCCGGCCGAGAACCTCATCGGCGAGGAGAACAAGGGCTGGACCTACGCCAAGCACTTGCTGTCCCATGAGCGCACCAACATCGCTGACGCCAACCGCGCCAAGCGCGAGCTGGAGCGCCTCAAGCGCATCGCCAAACGTGAAGGCGTCTGGGAAGACCAGCGCTTCCGCGATGAGATCGCCAAGCTCGAAGTCGACGTGATCGCGCTCGAGATGCTCGTGCTGCGCGTGCTCTCGGCCGCCACCTCGGGCAAGAACTCCCTGGACATCGCGGGCCTGCTCAAGATCAAGGGCAGCGAGATCCAGCAGCGCTACTCCGAGCTCATGATGCTCGCGGGCGGCCCCTTCGCGCTGCCCCTGATCCGAGAGGCGATGGCGGCGGGCTGGCAAGGCGACTTCCCCGGTGGCCACCCCGAGCTGGCGCCGCTCGCGACCACCTACTTCAACATGCGCAAGACCACCA
Protein-coding regions in this window:
- the purN gene encoding phosphoribosylglycinamide formyltransferase, which codes for MKNIVILISGSGSNMAAIVRAAEREQWTRRFGARVAAVISNKADAGGLGVAQAERIATAVVPHQAFASREAFDAALAEAIDAHAPALVVLAGFMRILTPHFVARYEGRLINIHPSLLPAFPGLHTHRRAIEAGCKVAGLTVHQVTTELDHGTILAQSVVPILPDDTPASLAARVLTQEHRVYPRAIAGWLSKRN
- a CDS encoding acyl-CoA dehydrogenase family protein; this encodes MDLSFTPEEQKFREEIRAWVKENLPQDISHKVHNALELTRDDMQRWARILGKKGWLGYGWPVEFGGPGWTAVQKHLFEEETALAGAPRIVPFGPVMVAPVIQAFGNAEQHKRFLPGIASGEVWWSQGYSEPGSGSDLASIKTRAERKGDKYIVNGQKTWTTLGQYGEWIFCLVRTSTEGKPQTGISFLLVDMKSPGVTVRPIKLMDGSHEVNEVFFDNVEVPAENLIGEENKGWTYAKHLLSHERTNIADANRAKRELERLKRIAKREGVWEDQRFRDEIAKLEVDVIALEMLVLRVLSAATSGKNSLDIAGLLKIKGSEIQQRYSELMMLAGGPFALPLIREAMAAGWQGDFPGGHPELAPLATTYFNMRKTTIYGGSNEVQRNIVAQTVLG